Proteins from one Streptomyces sp. NBC_00390 genomic window:
- the ftsH gene encoding ATP-dependent zinc metalloprotease FtsH, with protein sequence MDVKRYFRGPVMWIVLAVLAVVVLMQVVGSSGGYKTVDTGDVVQAISKNQVDQVKLTTGDEQIIKADLKEGQKVKGSDKIQASYIGTQGADLANTLQEKFEAGEIKEGYTVSPSKQSPFVSVLLSLLPFVLIVVVFLFLMNQMQGGGSRVMNFGKSKAKLITKDTPKTTFSDVAGSDEAVEELHEIKEFLQEPAKFQAVGAKIPKGVLLYGPPGTGKTLLARAVAGEAGVPFYSISGSDFVEMFVGVGASRVRDLFEQAKANAPAIVFVDEIDAVGRHRGAGLGGGHDEREQTLNQLLVEMDGFDVKGGVILIAATNRPDILDPALLRPGRFDRQIAVDRPDMQGRLEILKVHQKGKPVAPDVDLGAVARRTPGFTGADLSNVLNEAALLTARSDKKLIDNHSLDEAIDRVVAGPQKRTRIMSDKEKKITAYHEGGHALVAAASPNSDPVHKITILSRGRALGYTMVLPEEDKYSTTRNEMLDQLAYMLGGRAAEELVFHDPTTGAANDIEKATATARAMVTQYGMTERLGAIKFGGDNTEPFLGREMAHQRDYSEEVAALVDEEVKKLIETAHNEAWEILVENRDVLDNLVLQLLERETLGKEEIAEIFAPIVKRPARPAWTGSARRTPSTRPPVLSPKELALTNGAANGTGPTVTDVTKAPSEAVPEERPEA encoded by the coding sequence ATGGACGTGAAGCGATACTTCCGTGGGCCGGTCATGTGGATCGTGCTGGCCGTCCTCGCCGTGGTCGTGCTGATGCAGGTCGTCGGCTCTTCCGGCGGCTACAAGACGGTGGACACCGGCGATGTGGTCCAGGCGATCAGCAAGAACCAGGTCGACCAGGTCAAACTGACCACCGGCGACGAACAGATCATCAAGGCTGACCTCAAGGAAGGCCAGAAGGTCAAGGGCAGCGACAAGATCCAGGCCAGCTACATCGGCACCCAGGGTGCCGACCTGGCCAACACGCTGCAGGAGAAGTTCGAGGCAGGCGAGATCAAGGAGGGCTACACGGTCTCGCCCTCGAAGCAGAGCCCGTTCGTCTCGGTGCTGCTCTCCCTGCTGCCCTTCGTCCTGATCGTCGTGGTCTTCCTCTTCCTGATGAACCAGATGCAGGGCGGCGGCTCCCGTGTCATGAACTTCGGGAAGTCCAAGGCCAAGCTGATCACCAAGGACACCCCCAAGACGACCTTCTCCGATGTGGCCGGGTCCGACGAGGCCGTCGAGGAGCTCCACGAGATCAAGGAGTTCCTGCAGGAGCCGGCCAAGTTCCAGGCCGTCGGCGCCAAGATCCCCAAGGGCGTGCTGCTGTACGGCCCGCCCGGTACGGGCAAGACGCTGCTCGCCCGCGCCGTCGCGGGTGAGGCGGGCGTCCCGTTCTACTCGATCTCCGGCTCCGACTTCGTCGAGATGTTCGTCGGTGTCGGTGCCTCCCGGGTCCGCGACCTGTTCGAGCAGGCCAAGGCGAACGCCCCGGCGATCGTCTTCGTCGACGAGATCGACGCCGTCGGCCGGCACCGCGGTGCGGGTCTCGGCGGCGGCCACGACGAGCGCGAGCAGACCCTCAACCAGCTGCTCGTCGAGATGGACGGCTTCGACGTCAAGGGCGGCGTGATCCTGATCGCCGCCACCAACCGGCCTGACATCCTCGACCCGGCGCTGCTGCGCCCGGGCCGTTTCGACCGGCAGATCGCCGTCGACCGCCCCGACATGCAGGGCCGTCTGGAGATCCTCAAGGTCCACCAGAAGGGCAAGCCGGTCGCCCCGGACGTCGACCTGGGTGCGGTTGCCCGGCGTACGCCCGGCTTCACCGGCGCCGACCTGTCGAACGTGCTGAACGAAGCCGCGCTCCTCACGGCGCGCAGCGACAAGAAGCTGATCGACAACCACTCCCTGGACGAGGCGATCGACCGTGTGGTCGCGGGCCCGCAGAAGCGGACCCGGATCATGTCGGACAAGGAGAAGAAGATCACCGCGTACCACGAGGGTGGTCACGCCCTGGTCGCGGCGGCTTCGCCGAACTCCGACCCGGTCCACAAGATCACGATCCTGTCCCGCGGCCGGGCCCTCGGTTACACGATGGTGCTCCCGGAGGAGGACAAGTACTCGACCACGCGCAACGAGATGCTCGACCAGCTGGCGTACATGCTGGGCGGCCGCGCGGCGGAGGAACTGGTCTTCCACGACCCGACCACCGGTGCGGCCAACGACATCGAGAAGGCCACCGCCACGGCCCGTGCGATGGTCACGCAGTACGGCATGACCGAGCGGCTCGGCGCGATCAAGTTCGGCGGCGACAACACCGAGCCCTTCCTGGGCCGGGAGATGGCGCACCAGCGCGACTACTCGGAAGAGGTCGCGGCGCTGGTCGACGAAGAGGTCAAGAAGCTCATCGAGACCGCGCACAACGAGGCCTGGGAGATCCTGGTCGAGAACCGCGACGTCCTGGACAACCTGGTCCTGCAGCTGCTGGAGAGGGAGACGCTCGGCAAGGAGGAGATCGCCGAGATCTTCGCGCCGATCGTGAAGCGCCCGGCCCGCCCGGCGTGGACCGGCTCCGCGCGGCGTACGCCCTCCACGCGTCCGCCGGTGCTCTCGCCGAAGGAACTGGCGCTGACCAACGGCGCGGCGAACGGCACGGGTCCGACGGTGACCGATGTCACCAAGGCCCCCTCCGAGGCGGTCCCGGAGGAGCGTCCCGAGGCATGA
- the hpt gene encoding hypoxanthine phosphoribosyltransferase gives MSTDLQSVLITKEEIDAKLAELAAKIDAEYAGKDLLIVGVLKGAVMVMADLARALSTPVTMDWMAVSSYGAGTQSSGVVRILKDLDTDIKGKHVLIVEDIIDSGLTLSWLLSNLGSREPASLEVCTLLRKPDAAKVSIDVKWIGFDIPNEFVVGYGLDYAEKYRNLPFVGTLAPHVYGG, from the coding sequence ATGAGCACCGATCTCCAGTCGGTGCTCATCACCAAGGAAGAGATCGACGCGAAGCTGGCCGAGTTGGCGGCGAAGATCGATGCGGAGTACGCGGGCAAGGATCTGCTCATCGTCGGTGTCCTCAAGGGCGCCGTGATGGTGATGGCGGACCTGGCGCGTGCACTGTCCACCCCGGTCACCATGGACTGGATGGCGGTGTCGTCCTACGGCGCGGGCACCCAGTCGTCGGGCGTGGTCCGGATCCTCAAGGACCTGGACACCGACATCAAGGGCAAGCACGTCCTGATCGTCGAGGACATCATCGACTCCGGCCTGACGCTGTCCTGGCTGCTGTCGAACCTCGGCTCGCGCGAGCCGGCCTCCCTGGAGGTGTGCACCCTGCTGCGTAAGCCGGATGCCGCAAAGGTCTCCATCGACGTGAAGTGGATCGGATTCGACATCCCGAACGAGTTCGTCGTCGGTTACGGCCTGGACTATGCGGAGAAGTACCGCAACCTCCCGTTCGTCGGGACGCTCGCCCCGCACGTCTACGGCGGCTGA
- the tilS gene encoding tRNA lysidine(34) synthetase TilS codes for MGPHPAVAAIRLAVRRVLHDVLTEHSDNTAHSVTPQPPLVLVACSGGADSMALASALAFEARKLSIRAGGITVDHGLQDGSALRAAEVAARLTAMQLDPVEAVTVRVGREGGPEAAARYARYAALDEAAERLGAAAVLLGHTRDDQAETVLLGLARGSGIRSLSGMAAVSGAVGRYRRPFLEIDRQTARKACMVQSLPVWDDPHNADPAYTRSRLRHEGLPALEKALGKGVVEALARTAQLSRDDADALDAWAADAEATVRDDAGRLECAKLFALPPAVRRRVLRRAVIEAGSPAGSLFARHIEEVDRLITGWRGQRAINLPGRVEAHRQGGRLVIRQG; via the coding sequence ATGGGTCCCCATCCTGCGGTCGCGGCGATACGCCTGGCGGTCCGCCGCGTACTCCACGACGTGCTCACCGAGCACTCCGACAACACAGCACACTCCGTGACCCCGCAGCCGCCCCTCGTGCTGGTGGCCTGCTCGGGCGGCGCCGACTCGATGGCGCTCGCCTCCGCCCTCGCCTTCGAGGCCCGCAAGCTCTCCATCCGCGCCGGCGGCATCACCGTCGACCACGGCCTTCAGGACGGCTCCGCCCTCCGCGCCGCCGAAGTCGCCGCCCGTCTCACCGCGATGCAGCTCGACCCGGTCGAGGCCGTCACCGTGCGGGTCGGCCGCGAAGGTGGCCCCGAGGCTGCGGCCCGCTACGCCCGCTACGCCGCGCTGGACGAGGCCGCGGAGCGCCTCGGCGCCGCCGCCGTCCTGCTCGGCCACACCCGCGACGATCAGGCAGAAACCGTCCTGCTCGGCCTCGCCCGCGGCTCCGGGATCCGCTCGCTGTCGGGAATGGCCGCCGTCTCGGGGGCGGTCGGCCGTTACCGCCGCCCCTTCCTCGAGATCGACCGGCAGACCGCCCGCAAGGCATGCATGGTCCAGTCGCTGCCCGTGTGGGACGACCCGCACAACGCCGACCCCGCCTACACCCGCTCCCGGCTGCGCCACGAGGGCCTGCCCGCTCTGGAGAAGGCGCTCGGCAAGGGCGTCGTCGAGGCCCTGGCACGCACCGCCCAGCTCTCCCGCGACGATGCCGACGCCCTGGACGCCTGGGCCGCCGACGCGGAGGCCACCGTGCGGGACGACGCGGGCCGGCTGGAGTGCGCCAAGCTGTTCGCGCTGCCCCCCGCCGTACGCCGCCGGGTGCTGCGCCGGGCCGTCATCGAGGCCGGTTCGCCCGCCGGTTCGCTCTTCGCGCGGCACATCGAGGAAGTGGACCGCCTCATCACCGGCTGGCGGGGTCAGCGGGCCATCAATCTGCCCGGCCGCGTCGAGGCGCACCGGCAGGGTGGCAGACTTGTCATTCGGCAAGGCTGA
- a CDS encoding zinc-dependent metalloprotease: MTSIGGAEMVDWNLAVATATRFVRPGPEVSRDEARAVVAELRRHAKASEEHVRAFTRLIPEGSEPLDTPVLVVDRAGWVRANVAGFRELLRPLLDKMQERRSGTPGGAMLGAVGGKVTGVELGMLLSFLASRVLGQYETFAPAPRDLPAGESAGLSGSGRLLLVAPNIVHVERELDVDPHDFRLWVCLHEETHRTQFTGVPWLRDHLEGEIQSFLGQTEVDPMTVLERFREAAQSLAGARPEGEEDDTGHSIVELVQTPAQREILSRLTAVMSLLEGHADFVMDGVGPDVVPSVGEIREKFQQRRARGASRLDLALRKLLGLDAKLRQYRDGERFVRAVVQEVGMDGFNRVWTSPNTLPTKAEIAKPADWVARVHRKAEGAP, from the coding sequence ATGACGAGCATCGGTGGTGCCGAGATGGTCGACTGGAACCTCGCCGTCGCGACCGCGACCCGCTTCGTGCGGCCCGGTCCCGAAGTGAGCAGGGACGAGGCGCGTGCCGTCGTCGCCGAGCTGCGACGGCACGCCAAGGCCTCCGAGGAGCATGTCCGGGCATTCACCCGGCTGATCCCCGAAGGCTCCGAACCACTGGACACCCCGGTCCTGGTCGTGGACCGGGCCGGCTGGGTCCGGGCGAACGTCGCGGGCTTCCGCGAGCTGCTGCGGCCGCTGCTGGACAAGATGCAGGAACGCCGCTCGGGCACCCCGGGAGGGGCGATGCTCGGCGCGGTGGGTGGCAAGGTCACCGGCGTCGAACTGGGCATGCTGCTGTCGTTCCTGGCCTCCCGGGTGCTGGGACAGTACGAGACCTTCGCCCCCGCCCCCCGCGACCTGCCCGCCGGTGAAAGCGCCGGCTTGAGTGGCAGCGGACGGCTGCTGCTGGTCGCGCCGAACATCGTCCACGTCGAGCGCGAACTGGACGTGGACCCCCACGACTTCCGGCTCTGGGTCTGTCTGCACGAGGAGACCCACCGCACCCAGTTCACCGGCGTGCCCTGGCTGCGTGACCACCTCGAGGGCGAGATCCAGTCGTTCCTCGGGCAGACCGAGGTGGACCCGATGACCGTGCTGGAGCGGTTCCGGGAGGCCGCGCAGTCGCTCGCGGGGGCCCGTCCCGAAGGCGAGGAGGACGACACCGGCCACTCCATCGTCGAACTGGTGCAGACTCCGGCCCAGCGGGAGATCCTGAGCCGGCTGACCGCCGTGATGTCGCTGCTGGAGGGGCACGCCGACTTCGTGATGGACGGCGTCGGTCCCGATGTGGTGCCCTCGGTCGGGGAGATCAGGGAGAAGTTCCAGCAGCGCAGGGCACGCGGGGCGAGCCGGCTCGATCTCGCGCTGCGCAAGCTGCTGGGGCTCGACGCCAAGCTGCGTCAGTACCGCGACGGCGAACGCTTCGTACGGGCCGTGGTGCAGGAGGTGGGCATGGACGGCTTCAACCGGGTGTGGACGTCGCCGAACACGCTTCCGACGAAGGCGGAGATCGCCAAACCGGCGGACTGGGTCGCGAGGGTGCACCGCAAGGCCGAGGGCGCACCGTAA
- the dacB gene encoding D-alanyl-D-alanine carboxypeptidase/D-alanyl-D-alanine endopeptidase yields the protein MPEVRTWQLTAGAAVVGLALAAGAVAAAGPWDSGQRKAERQRAAAPARVGEAHHEPAAPRPPAPAPSAPVVLAALGTPRAEPANAPASGPADLSKTLAPLLSDPALGTARTACVIDVATGARLYGKGAETPMTPASTIKIATAVAALTALGPDHRIPTTVVAAPDAEGITLVGGGDATLERAGLARLADRTARALRDRGITKVRLAYDTSLYQGPALHPIGRNGNLAPISALMVDQGRRAPKSTGSATRSTDPARDAARLFTELLAGKGVRASAHPAPGRPAKNAVPLAQVLSGPLSAMVERMLTTSDNDIAESLARQTAVATGRPAHAVGAGRAVAAQLRRLELPVEGARFADGSGLDRNDKVSGALLTALLATAADPDHPELRPVLTGLPVAGFSGTLEERYANGSAGTGLVRAKTGTLSGVDTLAGTVVTADGRLLAFAFLAGGTESRDTARPALDRLAAALVP from the coding sequence GTGCCAGAGGTCAGGACGTGGCAGCTCACTGCGGGCGCCGCCGTGGTCGGCCTCGCCCTCGCCGCCGGAGCGGTGGCTGCGGCGGGTCCCTGGGACTCGGGCCAGCGTAAGGCCGAGAGGCAGCGGGCGGCCGCTCCCGCCCGCGTGGGTGAGGCACATCACGAACCGGCCGCGCCCCGGCCCCCCGCCCCCGCGCCGAGCGCCCCCGTCGTCCTCGCCGCGCTCGGCACCCCGCGGGCCGAACCCGCCAATGCGCCGGCGAGCGGCCCGGCCGACCTGTCCAAGACCCTCGCGCCACTGCTCTCGGACCCGGCCCTCGGCACGGCCCGTACGGCCTGCGTCATCGATGTGGCCACCGGCGCACGGCTGTACGGGAAGGGTGCCGAGACCCCGATGACACCGGCGTCCACCATCAAGATCGCCACGGCTGTCGCGGCCCTGACCGCGCTCGGCCCGGACCACCGCATCCCGACGACCGTCGTCGCGGCCCCGGACGCCGAGGGGATCACCCTGGTCGGCGGCGGCGACGCCACCCTGGAGCGGGCCGGACTCGCCCGGCTGGCCGACCGGACCGCACGCGCCCTGCGCGACCGCGGGATCACCAAGGTCCGGCTCGCGTACGACACCTCGCTGTACCAGGGCCCCGCGCTGCACCCCATCGGCCGCAACGGCAACCTCGCCCCCATCAGCGCCCTGATGGTCGACCAGGGAAGGCGCGCCCCCAAGAGCACCGGCAGCGCGACCCGCTCGACCGACCCCGCCCGGGACGCGGCCCGGCTGTTCACCGAGCTGCTTGCCGGCAAAGGCGTCCGCGCGTCGGCGCACCCTGCCCCGGGCCGTCCCGCGAAGAACGCCGTCCCGCTCGCCCAGGTGCTGTCGGGGCCCCTGTCCGCAATGGTCGAACGGATGCTGACCACCAGCGACAACGACATCGCGGAGTCCCTCGCCCGCCAGACCGCCGTCGCGACCGGCCGACCGGCCCACGCCGTCGGCGCCGGCCGGGCCGTGGCCGCGCAGCTCCGCCGCCTGGAGCTGCCGGTCGAGGGCGCCAGGTTCGCCGACGGCAGTGGTCTCGACCGCAACGACAAGGTTTCCGGCGCCCTGCTCACCGCGCTGCTTGCCACGGCCGCCGACCCCGACCACCCCGAACTGCGCCCGGTCCTCACCGGGCTGCCCGTGGCGGGCTTTTCCGGCACTCTGGAGGAGCGCTACGCGAACGGCTCGGCGGGCACCGGCCTGGTGCGGGCCAAGACCGGCACCCTGTCCGGCGTCGACACGCTCGCGGGCACGGTCGTGACGGCCGACGGCCGGCTGCTGGCCTTCGCGTTCCTCGCGGGAGGCACGGAGTCCCGGGACACCGCACGGCCGGCCCTGGACCGGCTCGCCGCCGCACTGGTGCCCTGA
- a CDS encoding inorganic diphosphatase translates to MEFDVTIEIPKGSRNKYEVDHETGRIRLDRRLFTSTSYPADYGFVENTLGEDGDPLDALVILDEPTFPGCLIKCRAIGMFRMTDEAGGDDKLLCVPASDPRVEHLRDIHHVSEFDRLEIQHFFEVYKDLEPGKSVEGANWVGRTEAEAEIEASYKRLEAQGGAH, encoded by the coding sequence GTGGAGTTCGACGTCACCATCGAGATCCCGAAGGGTTCGCGGAACAAGTACGAGGTGGACCACGAGACCGGTCGGATCCGCCTGGACCGTCGACTCTTCACCTCGACCAGCTACCCGGCCGACTACGGCTTCGTCGAGAACACCCTCGGCGAGGACGGCGACCCGCTGGACGCCCTGGTCATCCTTGACGAGCCGACGTTCCCCGGCTGCCTGATCAAGTGCCGCGCCATCGGCATGTTCCGGATGACGGACGAGGCCGGCGGCGACGACAAGCTGCTGTGCGTTCCGGCCTCCGACCCGCGCGTGGAGCACCTGCGTGACATCCACCACGTGTCCGAGTTCGACCGCCTGGAGATCCAGCACTTCTTCGAGGTCTACAAGGACCTGGAGCCCGGCAAGTCCGTCGAGGGCGCCAACTGGGTCGGCCGCACCGAGGCCGAGGCCGAGATCGAGGCCTCCTACAAGCGCCTCGAGGCGCAGGGCGGCGCGCACTGA
- a CDS encoding threonine/serine ThrE exporter family protein encodes MVAEPEGPEDRKPQSDEAHSAFTPPAGMGQPEAPEEDHPSSEFAIPKGFAPEPPAEPEHSAFATPSVYSARRSPPAFTPAHGMPVVQLTKGAPWQDRMRAMLRMPVHERPVPEAAHRHDEAGPAVPRVLDLTLRIGELLLAGGEGAEDVEAAMFAICRAYGLDRCEPTVTFTLLSITYQPSLVDDPVTANRTVRRRGTDYTRLAAVFRLVHDISAEESEITLEEAYRRLAEIRRNRHPYPGWALTLAGGLLAGAASVLVGGDVLVFIAAAISAMLGDRLAWLCAGRGLPEFYQFAAAAMPSAAMGVALTLSPLDVRASAVITGGLFALIPGRALVAGVQDGLTGFYITAAARLLEVGYLVVALVIGVLSVLYLGFALDAGLNPETAIHIVERPVAQTLAAMALSLFFAVMLQQERNTLPLAALNGGVAWVIYAALADTANVSPVAATAIAAGLVGLFGQLLSRYRYASALPYVTAAIGPLLPGSATYFGLLSIARNDLNTGLASLSKAAALALAIAIGVNLGAEISRLVLRAPGAERRAAKRTRGF; translated from the coding sequence GTGGTGGCGGAGCCCGAGGGTCCGGAAGACCGGAAGCCTCAGTCCGACGAGGCGCACAGCGCTTTCACCCCGCCCGCCGGCATGGGGCAGCCGGAGGCGCCCGAAGAGGACCACCCGTCATCGGAGTTCGCGATTCCCAAGGGCTTCGCCCCCGAACCTCCCGCCGAGCCGGAGCATTCCGCGTTCGCGACACCGAGCGTCTACAGCGCCCGGCGCTCGCCGCCCGCGTTCACTCCGGCGCACGGCATGCCGGTCGTACAGCTCACCAAGGGCGCGCCCTGGCAGGACCGGATGCGCGCGATGCTGCGGATGCCGGTCCACGAGCGGCCGGTACCGGAGGCGGCGCACCGGCACGACGAGGCAGGGCCCGCCGTTCCCCGCGTACTGGACCTGACGCTGCGTATCGGCGAGCTGCTGCTCGCGGGCGGCGAGGGCGCGGAGGACGTCGAGGCGGCCATGTTCGCCATCTGCCGTGCCTACGGGCTGGACCGCTGCGAGCCCACCGTCACCTTCACGCTGCTGTCGATCACCTATCAGCCGTCCCTGGTCGACGACCCCGTGACGGCCAATCGCACCGTACGGCGGCGTGGCACCGACTACACCCGGCTCGCCGCGGTCTTCCGCCTGGTGCACGACATCAGCGCGGAGGAGTCGGAGATCACCCTGGAGGAGGCCTACCGGCGCCTCGCGGAGATCCGGCGCAACCGGCATCCCTATCCGGGCTGGGCGCTCACCCTGGCCGGCGGGCTGCTGGCGGGCGCGGCCTCCGTCCTGGTGGGTGGCGATGTGCTGGTGTTCATCGCGGCGGCGATCAGCGCGATGCTCGGCGACCGGCTGGCGTGGCTGTGCGCCGGGCGGGGACTGCCGGAGTTCTACCAGTTCGCCGCTGCCGCCATGCCCTCGGCCGCGATGGGAGTGGCCCTGACACTGTCGCCACTGGACGTGCGCGCCTCCGCGGTGATCACCGGCGGCCTGTTCGCGCTGATCCCGGGACGGGCGCTGGTCGCCGGGGTGCAGGACGGACTGACCGGCTTCTACATCACCGCGGCCGCCCGCCTCCTCGAGGTCGGCTATCTGGTGGTCGCCCTCGTCATCGGTGTGCTGTCGGTGCTGTACCTGGGGTTCGCGCTGGACGCGGGCCTCAACCCGGAAACCGCCATTCACATCGTCGAACGGCCGGTGGCACAGACGCTCGCCGCGATGGCGCTGTCCCTGTTCTTCGCCGTGATGCTCCAGCAGGAGCGCAACACCCTGCCCCTCGCCGCTCTCAACGGCGGCGTCGCGTGGGTGATCTACGCGGCCCTCGCAGACACGGCGAATGTCTCTCCGGTCGCCGCGACGGCGATCGCCGCCGGTCTGGTGGGCCTGTTCGGGCAGCTGCTGTCGCGCTACCGGTACGCCTCCGCGCTGCCGTATGTCACCGCCGCGATCGGGCCGCTGCTGCCGGGCAGCGCCACGTACTTCGGGCTGTTGTCGATCGCCAGAAACGACCTGAACACGGGCCTCGCCTCACTGAGCAAGGCGGCCGCCCTCGCGCTCGCCATCGCGATCGGGGTGAACCTGGGCGCCGAGATCTCCCGGCTGGTGCTGCGGGCGCCGGGCGCCGAACGCCGCGCGGCCAAGCGGACGCGCGGCTTCTGA
- a CDS encoding DedA family protein, whose product MTTLALGPSWLDPDYLIGTFGLIGVLVIVFAESGLLIGFFLPGDSLLFTTGLLVTSGKLDFPLWVVCTLVVLAAIIGDQVGYLFGRKVGPALFRRPDSRLFKQENVEKAHEFFEKYGPKSLVLARFVPIVRTFTPIIAGVSRMNYRSFVTFNVIGGVLWGAGVTLLGAALGKVEFVHKNIEAILILIVLISVLPIAIEFLRARSKGRKQAAVADPGPAGEMPPGQRGRHAKR is encoded by the coding sequence GTGACTACCCTTGCGCTCGGACCGAGCTGGCTGGACCCGGACTATCTGATCGGGACGTTCGGACTCATCGGTGTACTCGTCATCGTCTTCGCCGAGTCGGGCCTGCTCATCGGTTTCTTCCTGCCGGGCGACTCGCTGCTGTTCACCACCGGCCTGCTGGTCACCTCCGGCAAGCTGGACTTCCCTCTGTGGGTGGTGTGCACGCTCGTCGTGCTGGCCGCGATCATCGGTGACCAGGTGGGCTATCTCTTCGGCCGCAAGGTCGGCCCTGCCCTCTTCAGGCGCCCGGACTCCAGGCTCTTCAAGCAGGAGAACGTCGAGAAGGCGCACGAGTTCTTCGAGAAGTACGGCCCCAAGTCGCTGGTGCTGGCCCGCTTCGTGCCCATCGTGCGCACGTTCACGCCGATCATCGCCGGTGTGAGCCGGATGAACTACCGCTCCTTCGTCACGTTCAACGTCATCGGCGGCGTGCTGTGGGGCGCCGGGGTCACCCTGCTCGGTGCGGCGCTCGGCAAGGTCGAGTTCGTCCACAAGAACATCGAGGCGATCCTGATCCTGATCGTGCTGATCTCGGTGCTCCCGATTGCGATCGAGTTCCTGCGGGCCCGTTCGAAGGGCAGGAAGCAGGCCGCAGTGGCGGACCCCGGTCCGGCCGGCGAGATGCCCCCGGGCCAGCGGGGCCGGCACGCCAAGCGCTGA
- a CDS encoding YbjQ family protein — MGIEDYGGGQGKGSDVLVVTTNDVPGFQVQQVIGEVFGLTVRSRHLGSQIGAGLKSMIGGELKGLTKTLVETRNQAMERLIEQARSRGANAVLMFRFDVTEAADVGTEVCAYGTAVVIART; from the coding sequence ATGGGCATCGAGGACTACGGCGGCGGACAGGGCAAGGGCTCGGACGTGCTGGTGGTCACCACCAACGACGTACCCGGCTTCCAGGTGCAGCAGGTGATCGGCGAGGTCTTCGGTCTGACGGTGCGCTCGCGCCATCTGGGAAGTCAGATCGGGGCAGGGCTGAAGTCAATGATCGGCGGGGAGCTGAAGGGCCTGACCAAGACCCTGGTGGAGACCCGGAACCAGGCCATGGAGCGCTTGATCGAGCAGGCCCGCTCCCGCGGCGCGAACGCGGTGCTCATGTTCCGCTTCGACGTGACGGAGGCGGCGGACGTCGGCACCGAGGTCTGTGCCTACGGCACGGCGGTGGTGATCGCCCGCACCTGA
- a CDS encoding MerR family transcriptional regulator — MSYAVGQVAAFAGVTVRTLHHYDEIGLLRPGGRSHAGHRRYDDADLDRLQQILFYRELGFPLEEVAALLDDPDTDPQAHLRRQHELLSARITKLQEMAEAVERAMEAKKMGINLTPEEKFEVFGDNDPEQYAQEVEQRWGGTQAYAESQRRVSRYGKDDWKRMQDESADWGTRYDALMEAGEEPAGERAMDLAEEHRRHICTWFYDCTYEIHTCLGEMYVSDERFTAYYDAIRPGMAVHLRDAILANAVRNS, encoded by the coding sequence ATGAGCTACGCCGTGGGACAGGTCGCGGCCTTCGCCGGGGTCACGGTGCGCACGCTGCACCACTACGACGAGATCGGGCTGCTCCGACCGGGTGGCCGCAGCCACGCGGGACACCGGCGCTACGACGACGCCGACCTCGACCGGCTGCAGCAGATCCTGTTCTACCGGGAGCTCGGCTTCCCGCTCGAGGAGGTCGCGGCGCTGCTGGACGACCCGGACACGGACCCGCAGGCGCATCTGCGCCGGCAGCACGAACTGCTGTCCGCCCGGATCACCAAGCTGCAGGAGATGGCCGAGGCCGTCGAACGAGCCATGGAGGCGAAGAAGATGGGCATCAACCTCACGCCCGAGGAGAAGTTCGAAGTCTTCGGGGACAACGACCCCGAGCAGTACGCGCAGGAGGTCGAGCAGCGCTGGGGCGGCACGCAGGCGTACGCCGAGTCCCAGCGGCGGGTCTCGCGCTACGGCAAGGACGACTGGAAACGGATGCAGGACGAGAGCGCCGACTGGGGCACGCGCTACGACGCCCTGATGGAAGCCGGTGAGGAGCCGGCGGGCGAGCGCGCCATGGACCTGGCCGAGGAGCACCGCCGCCACATCTGCACGTGGTTCTACGACTGCACCTACGAGATCCACACCTGCCTCGGCGAGATGTATGTCTCGGACGAGCGCTTCACGGCGTACTACGACGCCATCCGGCCCGGCATGGCCGTGCACCTGCGCGACGCGATCCTCGCCAACGCGGTGCGCAACAGCTGA